One Hydrogenobaculum sp. 3684 genomic window, CGTAGCCTTACAGTTTGTAAGAAGTGCTCCCGGAGTAGGCACGATGCTTGTAGGCACTAAAAACAAAGAGCATCTTAAGGAAAATTTAGAAATAGAAAACGTACCTCCTATGGAGTTTGAAAAGTATATAAACTTGTTTAGCATGTATAAAAAAAATGCCTGAGGCACATTTAAGCCTAAAACTTGATATCGGGGCTTTTAAGAAAAATGTACAAACAAAGCTTATTTCAAAAAAAGATATAGCTTTTTCCCTTAAGCAAATTTACGAGCTTATAAACGCTGGGACAAACCTATACACAGCCATTGACATAGCCATAGACCTTCAAGATAAACCCATCTTGAAAGAGCTTTATCAAAATATAAAAAAAGATATAGAAATGGGGAAACCTCTTCATATAGCCTTTGCAAAAAAACCACTACCCTCCATACTATCAAACATGCTATACGCTGCTGAGACCTCTGAAAACCTCGAAAACGTGTTTAAAACCGTTGGAGATTTTTTAGAAAATATGGATAGTTACAAATCAAAAGTTATATCAAAAGCCGTATACCCAAGTATAGTAACTCTTTTTAGCATATTGGCGGTTTTTATATCGGTAAACTACGTCATTCCCCGTATAGAAGATGTATTGAAGAGCTTTAACGCCAAACTTCCCCTTATTACTATATTTCTTATGTATTTTGCAAAAGTAGTGGTATTTTTTATATATGTTAGTCCCCTTTTGTTTTTAATGTTTATTTTTAAAGAAAAGCTTTTTTCAAAAGAAAAAATAGATAGTTTTTATCTTAAAATCCCAATACTTGGAAGCCTTATAACATACCTTGAGCTTTCAAAGTTTTTATACGCTATGAGCCTAATGCTTGGTTCAAACTCTTCAATAGGTATTTCTATAAGAGTCTCTGTTCAAACCGTGGAAAACAATTTTATAAAACAAAAGCTTTCTCTCATAGAACAAGATATAGGAAGTGGTATAAGCTTTCATCAAGCCCTTTTAAAAACTGGTTTATTTAAAAAAAGCGTATTATCTGTTATAAAAAACGGCGAATACACAGGAGATTTAAAACAAGCTTTAAAAACCTCTTATAAGATATACGAACAGCTTTTAGATAAAACCATAAACATTTTTGTATCTAGCTTAGAGCCGATGGCAACCTTAATTGTAGGGATTTTGGTTAGCCTTGTGGTACTTTCTATTATGCTTCCTATAGTAGATATAGCCTCTTCTGTACATTAAATTTTCTTTCATACAAAACTCATTTGTTAGGTTTATAATATTTGTATGCATCCTATACTATTTGATTTGTTTGGGTTAAAGGTTTATACCTACGGTGTCACGGCGTCACTTGCCATGATAGTGGGATACCTCTTGGCAATATTTTTTGCAAAAAAAGAAGGTATAGAATCCCATAAAATAGAAAATATATTTTTATTTGGCATAATAGGAGCTATACTTGGGGCAAGACTTGCTTATGTGATAGAGCATCACAACGAGATGAGAAGTTTTTTTAGTCCCTTTGAAATATGGCAAGGGGGTCTTGATTGGTTTGGAGGTCTTATAGGTGGGCTTATCACGATACTTGCTGTTGTAAAATATTACAATTTAGAACCTTTTAAAGTGGCTGATATTGGTGCTATAGCACTTCCCATAGGTCAAGCTATAGGAAGAATAGGTTGTACATCGGCAGGTTGTTGTTATGGTAAAGAAGTATCTGGGGTTAGTGATTTAAGTGTAGGCGTTCATTTTATGTCAAAGTTTCCCTATTTTTACATGGTGTTTCCAGAAGGGGCCATTGCACCTCCTCATGTACCACTTTATCCCACAGAGCTTATGGATCTCATATTTAACCTTTTCATATTCATAGGCGCTATAGTGCTTTTTTATAAGAAAAAATTTGACGGTGAGGTGTTTATATTTTATCTTTTCTTTGCTGGGCTTTTTAGATTTATAGAAGAGTTTTATAGAGGAGTCACACCACCAATCCCAGGTATTGGACTTACTTGGAATCAAATCGTTTGCATAGGTATGATGATAGGCTCTGTTGTTCTTTGGTTTATACTACACAAAAAGCCCCAAGAAAAACATGCTTAAGATAAAAAAAGAGCTTTTAGAAAAGATAAAATCCCAAGCTGAAAAAGATTACCCTTACGAGACTTGCGGTATTATGATAGGAAAAGAAGAAGATGGTATAAGGGTAGTTTATGAGCTTTTAGCAGTAGAAAATGCCAACAAAGAAAGAAAAAACGACAGATACGAGATAAACCCAAAAGACTATATGAAAGCCGAACGCTATGCCGATGAAAAAGGATTGCAGATAGTGGGCATATACCACTCTCATCCAGACCATCCAGACATGGCTTCAAAAACCGATGAAGAAAGGGCTTTTGAATACCTATCTTACATAATAGTATCTGTGCAAAAAGGAAAAGCCGTTTCTTTTAGGTCTTTTGAGCTTTTAGATAAAAAAATGGTGGAGGAGAAAGTAATCGTTGAAACTTAGGCTTGGCACAAGAAAAAGCAAACTGGCCCTTTGGCAGGCAAACTTTGTAAAATCAAAGCTTGAGGCTTTAGGCTTAGAAATAGAGCTTGTGCTTATCACCACCACCGGAGATAAAATATTAGACACACCTCTATCAAAGATAGGGGGCAAAGGGCTTTTTGTAAAAGAGATAGAAAACGCCCTTATGAAAGATGAGATAGATTTTGCCGTTCATTCTTTAAAAGATGTACCAGCTTTTATACCACAAGGGCTTGTGGTGGATATCTTTTTAGAGCGAGAAGATCCAAAAGATGCTTTTGTTAGTAAAAGCTATAAAACACTAAATGAGCTTCCACCAAGCGCAAAAATAGGCACATCTTCCATAAGAAGAAAAGTCCAGCTTTTACAAAAAAGACAAGATCTAACCATAGAAGATCTAAGAGGAAATGTAGACACAAGGCTAAAAAAGTTAGAAGATGGGCTTTACGATGCTATTATCTTAGCAAGTGCTGGTCTTAAAAGGCTTGGCTTTGAAGGTGTTATAAGCTCATACCTTGATTTTATACCAGCGGTAGGTCAAGGGATAGTGGCTATTGAGTACAAAGCTTCAAACAAAGAACTATCAAACATTTTGAGACAAATAAACCACGAGCCTACATACATATGCGCTTTGGCAGAAAGATCGTTTTTAGAAACAGTGGAAGGAAACTGTCAAATCCCAATGGGAGCGCATGCAACTCTTACACAAGATCTTATAAAAATAAGAGGTTTTATAGCAAACGAAGATGGCACAAACTATAGAGAACTAACATTAGAAGGCAAAGACCCCATAGGCTTAGGAAAAGACTTAGCAAAAAATCTTTTGTTATAATTTTATAAGTGTGGATTCTCTTTGTAATAATATGTATATACGCTTTTATAATAGCCTTTGGCATATTGGAACTTTTATTTTTTATACTTCCTGTTAAAAGCCTAAAAAACCCTTCCAAAGGACAGCCCATAGACCCACCAGAGTTTTATGTAAAATCTTTTGTGTTTCATATACATACAGAGTTTTCCTACGATTCTTTGGGAAAACCAGAAGACATAGAAACCGCAAGAAAAGAAGAAGCCATAGATTATGCAATCATCACAGATCATGAAAACACACATTACAAGTGCTTTGAAAACGATCACACCATAGTGGGTACAGAACAAAAGATCACCACCGAAAAAGGCATAGTGGGTAGCCTTATAAGTGTAGAAGATCTAAGGGTAGTAGCACATCCTTTTAAGAAAAAATACATATGGAGGCTTCCAAAAGAAGAAGATCTTGTGGTAGAGCTTATAGATCTAAGAGATGCCATCATAGCATCAAAATACAAAATCCTTTGGAGATATATTGCATCTTTGATACCAAAGATATTTTTAAAAAAGCGTATATACAGGTTTTTTGCGCCTGCTTTAACACCAGAGGTTTATATAAAAAAATATTTTGAGCAAGGTTGGAAAAACCCTATAATAGGTGGGCTTGATCATCATGTAAAAATATACGTAAGAGAAGTGGGTATTAGGCTTTTAATACCCTCTTACAAATGGTCTTTTGGCATGCTTAGAAACTTTGTTTTTTCTAAAAGCAAGTTAGAAACGAAAAAAGACATAATAGAAAACATAAAAAAAGGAAATACCGTTATATCTTTTGTGGATAGACCCTCTTTTTTCTTTGAAAAAGAAAACCACATATTGGCTTATCTTCCCTATGAAAACAGTTTCTCTATACTCTATGAAGAAGGTATACCAAAAAGCACATTTTTAGGGGGTTACGCTTCTTTTGAAAAGCCCCAAAAACCATCTTTTATAGTAGCTTACTCTTATATGTTTAACATAAAAAACCTATACTTTGGGGTAAAACCAATAGCAATATCAAATATTATCTTACCCTAAGACTTCCCACTCTCTTTTTCTAAACTTAGTACCAAGCTCTAAAGCAAGTTTTTCTGTGGCATCTATATCAACACCAGGATATGTAACGGCGGTGGTTATCACTTCAAAACCAAGCTCTTTAACAGTTTTTATGAACTCTATAAGCAAAGAAAATGCATTTTTATAAGGGGGTCTACAGACGTCGTTATAGGTGTTTTCGTCGGGGGCGTTTAGGCTTATAGAAAAAGTATCCACTAAACCTCTTAAATTCTCTAAATCTTCTTTTTTACCAAAAGCCAAATACAAACCATTTGTATCTACTCTAACCTTTGTGTTTGGGGATTTTGATTTTATATAAGAAGATACTTTCTTTATAACATCCATCCTAAGGGTTGGTTCTCCATATCCACAAAAGACGATCTCATCATAAATTTCTGGGTTTGGGATCTCTCTTATTATATCATCAGCCAACGGGTCTCTTTTTGTCCAGACCCAATAGCCTTTTACCATAAAGTTTCTATCTCTTTCTCTTTCACAAAATCTACAGTGAAGGTTACACTTGTTTGTGGGGTTTATATAAAGCTTGTTGTTGATAACATAGGTTATAGTATCTTCGTTTTTATCAAAACCTAAGTTAAAGCAAAGTTTAGCGTTGGCACTGGTGGTTCTATCTATATCTTCAAGGCTAGAGTTTGGTATAAGTTCACTCATCACTTTGGCAGTATGCCATATAAAAGAAGGTTTATTTTTCTCACCTCTATGAGGCACCGGCGCTAACCACGGACTATCTGTTTCTATAAGAAGCCTATAAGTAGGGGTTTTGGATACCACTTCCCTTAAGCTTTGAGCATTTTTAAAGGTTATGTTGCCTGAATAAGATATATAAAACCCAAGCTCTACGCCTTTTCTCATAAACTCCAAAGAACCGCTAAAACAATGAAGCACCCCACCTACATTTTGATGAGATTCTAACACTTTTATAGTATCTTCCTCTGCATCCCTTGAATGTATCACCACCGGAAGACCAAGTTTTTTTGCAAGCTCAAGCTGGATGTTAAAATACTCTATCTGCTTATCCTTTAGATCTTTTGACCTGTAGTAATCTAAACCTATCTCCCCTATAGCTTTTACTTTTGCACTTGATTTGGCAAGATCTTCAAGCCAAAGTATATCTTTTTCCGTGATATCAGCTACATCGTTTGGATGAAAACCAACAGCACAATACACCTTATCGTATTTTGAAGCTATCTCTACGGCGTTTTCACAGGTTTTTTTATCAAAACCTATAGTTATAAGATACTCTAAAGACTCATCGTTTATAGCCTCTTCGAAATGCTCTTTCTCCAATAAATCCAAATGACAATGCGTATCTATCATATACTAAAAGCTATATACAAAATAAAATTGGAGTATGAAGTTTGTAATATCTTCAAAATAGTTTTCTTGCAGCTTTTGATATACACTCTTGGGTCATAGGGTGCTGATCTTGATGCTCTGCCAAATCTCTGGCACTGGCCCCAAGCTTTATAGCAAGCCCAAGATGAGATACCAACTGTTCTGCATCTGTGCCTACTATGTATGCACCTACAAGTTTTAAGCTTTTAGCATCGAAAAATAGCTTTAATTCACCTTCTTCAGAATATATTTCGGCTCTTGAGTCCTCTTTCAAATCGAAAGACGCTTCTACTATATCCATATTTAGACTTTCAGCCTTTTCTTTGGTAATACCTACAAAAGCCATAGCTGGTATTGTAAAAACGGTAAAGGGAACGTTATCAAAATCAGCGTAATCAATGGGTGTATTGTTTGCCATAATATTGTAAGCACAAACCAAGGACTGTCTTATGGCTGTGTGGAAAAGAGGAACTTTGCCGTTCACATCACCAGAGGCGTATATATGAGGTATGTTTGTCTGACAAGCCCTATTTACTTCTATAGCTTTTGATATTTTAAGAAATTTATCCGCTCCTTCTGGTATAACTGGCTTTCTACCCACCGCCATAAGCACTTCATCCACTTCTATAGATTTTACAGTATCATCTTGTTTGTAATAAACAACCTTTTTTTTATTATCCTTTAGACCTATCTCTTGGACCTCCACAGATGTGAATATCTTAATGTTTTTAGGAAGGTATTTTAAAAGGGTATTAGTAGCGTATTTATCTATGCCAGCTAAAACTCTATCAAGCTTTTCAAATATATAAACGTTAGAACCCAGATTGGCAAAATAGAAGGTCGTTTCTAACCCTATATATCCACCACCAATTATGGCAAATTCTTTAGGTACATAAGTGAGGTTTGGATTTAGTTTATATATATCTGTGCTTGTTATAGCATGTTCTTTTCCTTTTATAGGTGGTACAAACACATCAGCCCCAGAGGCTATTATGATGTATTTTGCTTTTATAGTTTCCTCTCCTTTGTCAGACTCTACCACAACGGTGTGTTCATCTTTAAAACGAGCTACACCTTTCATAAGTTTTAAGTTTTTAAAAGCCTTTAATTCTTCTTCGTGGAGTTTGTACCTTATATTTTGAACCTCGTCTTTTTTAGCTATTATATCTTTATAATCTATATCGATATCTTTTTTACTAAAAGCCTTAAACCTAAGGTAAGTATGTATTTGTTCCCTTATAGCCTTTGAAGGTACACAACCTTCGGCCAGACAATTGCCACTCATCACCCCTTTTTTATCTACCATCAATACGCTAAAACCTGCTTTAGCAAGCCTAAAAGCTCCAGGATAAGCCCCTCCGCCAGCACCAATTGTTAGCACATCCACTTCTATCATGATATTATTATATATTTAAAATATAAATTTTTTGTTAATTTATCTAATCATCTTTGCTTTTGTTATAAGATTTCCTATCACGCCAAAAGTAGTGTATTCAAATTTCCCCTGGGGGCAATCGTACTCCCATTTTGCCATTCTAAGGGGTACTCTAAGAAGAAGCTTTTTAGTACATGCATTTACATTTTGAATAAAATAAGATGCTGGGGCTAAGTTTCTTTGGGATTTTGCTATTACCTCTTGAACGTTGCCATTGGGATTTGTTTTTACATAATATGTAAATGTTTTACCTTGGATTTTCATGTATGGAGTAGATATATTGGCTTTATTAACTATTTTAGTATTTGCTTCAATTGGTAAAGGCTGACCTATAAATATATACATAAACCACCTCCTTTAATTATGGATTGATAGATATATCCTGTACAAAACCTTGATTGTTTAGTATCCAAACGTATGTATGCCTTAGCATCTCAGATAGTCCAAAATCTTCATAACCTACGGTTTGATAAGATCCACTATCTATTGTCATGCCTGTCATCAGATTCCAAGGAGGGTTAAAATTACAAAGATTTGAAGAAGAAGGCTCTGTCGTAAAAGCTGTATTGTAAAAGTTTGTAGTATTTTGGTAAGGTATTTGGTAGCTTATATTGTAGCCACCATTTAAAAGAGAAGATATAGAACAGTTGTTTTCATCAGATGATGAAAAATGAGGTATCTCTGTGGTAAAGACCTCTGTGGTCAAAAAGTTTAAGTTAGAACCTGTATCAAAGAATGAAACGCCCGCTGTAAAGGAAGGGTTTGATGAGGTATAAGAAGGAAATATAGCTGTTGTGGATGGAAAGCCTCCAGAATAAGATATAATAGAACTACTATTTCCGTTGTAAGTACCAAAGCTTATCTGCCCTATCGGTGTATTTGGAGAAACGTTTGCATAAAATGTGTTTGATAGTGGATAAAAACTTATAGTATAAGAGTTTATGTCGTACTGTCTTTCAAGATAAGTAGGGTAAGAAAGTCCCGCAAGATAAGAACCAGAAGAGTTTGAACCAAGAGCCATAATATTAAGCGAGGAGTCTAACCCAAAATCTCCTTGGGCTTCCCCAAAGCTAGGAAAGGCATTACCAGATGTAATAACACCTATTGGCATCACTACACAAGTGTTGGTTATATTTGGATTTAGACACACAGTAGCGCTTGCCATAGTCCCTGAGTAAGTAGAACCATCAGCAAACGTCCCAGAAAACGAATAAGATGTAAGATCAGAACTTGGGATATTGATAGCAGAGCTGTTGACTATCAGACCGGAAGCTCCAGTATCAGCTAGTAGTTGAACAGGAGACCCATCTATATAAACTGTGATAATAGGCTCGTTGTAATAATCTGTACCAGCGTAAATATATGTTGCCATTGAAGAGGGTAGAGGTGTTGATGAGCTACTACCTCCACCTCCGCCGCCACAAGAGGCTAAGCCAATAGAAAGTGCTCCAATGAGTATGCCGTTTAATAAAAGCTCTTTTGATAAATTAAACTTTTTCACGTTGCTAACCTCTCATTTTTCTATATACCAAAGCTTATAAAATCTACATACTCTTTAAGATAAGAAGATACGTTTGTTTGGTTTATGAGAGTGAAAATGGTATTTTTATAATCTTGTATAAGTTTTAAAAGAGGTTTTTCACCTAAAACAACGTATGCCCCGTCTTTATCGTAATAATCATCGGTTAGTTGAAATAATACGCCTATATTGTGTCCAAGCTTTTCGTATAAAGAAAAATCTACACCTTTTAATATCGATGGTATAACCAAAGAGGTTTTTATAAGAGCGGCGGTTTTTAAAGAGGCCACTTTAAGAAAATCTTTTTCACCTTTTATATCGTACACTTGACCTGCTACCATGCCTTCTATACCTGCGTTTTTAGAAACGTAATTTACCACTTTAGCGAGGTTTTTGGGATTTTTATATAAGCTTTCGTTTGATAATATATCAAAAGCTAAGCTAAGAAGACCATCTCCTGCCAAAAGGGCGATATCTTGACCAAATATCTTATGACATGTGGGTTTTCCTCTTCTTTCATCGTCGTTGTCAAGCTCTGGCATATCATCGTGAATAAGGGAGTAGTTGTGGATAAACTCTATAGCGCACCCAAGGGTTATAGCATCTTCTTCATCTAAATCACAAGCATAACCCCCTATTACACACAAGACGGGTCTTATGCGTTTACCCTCTTGAAATACATAATAAGCCATTGCATCATATAAAACCTTTGGCTCAAAAGGCGTTAAAAGCTCTCTTAGTCTTTTTTCTATCTTTGGTCTTAAATCATCAAAAATCATTGCTTTATATCAAGCCTATGGGCTCTTCCAATTAGTTCTTTGAAATGTTTTAGGTTTTTAGCATCCAAATGATTTTTTATACCTTCTATCACATCCAAAGGGCTCAAAGGTTTATAAAAGTTTGCAGTACCCACTTGCACAGCACTAGCCCCTGCCAATACATGCTCTAAAGCGTCTACATATGTAGTAATCCCACCAACGCCAATTATAGGTATAGCCTTGCCGTATTTTTCATAGGTTTGCCATATCATCCTAACGGCTATTGGAAGTATAGCAGGACCAGAAAGCCCACCGGTTTTTGTGGCAAGGAAAGGCCTTTCGTTGTATATATCTATTTTCATGCCTATAAGCGTATTTATAAGCACAATCCCGTCGGCTTTTGCCTCTATGCATATTTTTGCAAATTCTGTGATATCTGTCACGTTTGGAGAGAGCTTTACAAGAAGTGGTTTTTTGGCAAAAGATTTTATCTTTTCTATCAAAGATCTTAAAACTACTGGGTCTTGACCAAAGACCACACCACCTTTTTTTACGTTTGGACAGGACACGTTTAACTCGTAGGCAGAGATCTTTGGCACATCTTCCAAAATCTTTATTACTTCTATATACTCTTCTTCGGTTTCTCCAAATACATTTGCTATAAAATGCGTATCTATATCTTTTATAACTGGATATATTTTTTTAATAAAAGCCTCAACACCAGGATTTTGAAGTCCTATTGAGTTTAGCATACCACAAGGGGTTTCTGCAATCCTTGGCATTGGGTTTCCTTCTCTTGGTCTTAAAGAAAGTCCTTTTGTTACCACCGCCCCAAGCTTTGATATATCGTATATATTGGCTCCTTCAACACCGTATCCAAAAGTCCCAGAAGCCACCCATACAGGGTTTTTAAACTTTATACCAAAAAGCTCTATTTCCAATTTGTCCATTTATGTTTATTTTAGCATAAACTTTAAGGGTCTTGATGGAACAGAGCGATATCAGCGCATTTCAGATGCCTGTTTTCTTAACAGACACTTATTATACGATGTGAAAAATGCTAAAGCACACTAGAGCGATGGAATCGCATTTCAGATGCTTGTTTTCTTAACAGACACTTATTATACGATGTGAGAAATGCCGTTGGCACACTAGAGCGATAAAATCGCATTTCAGGATTTGGTGGAGTTGTTAAAACCCGAACAGTTCAGATGAAACAGCTTGATGACTATATAATATAGCATTACAGTTCATCAACTAATTTAAGTATCACTTGATAAAGCTCTGGTATCCTTAGGTCTATAGTTTTCCATACTACCAGATAATCAACTCCAAAATACTCATGAATTAATTTATTTCTCATACCTACAATACTTGTCCATTTAATCTCTGGGTGCTTTTGTTTTAGTTCTTTTGGGATATTTTTTGCAGCTTCTCCAATGATTTCTAAGCTTCTAACAAAAGCTCTTTTTAGCTCCTCATTTTGGAGGAATTCTTCAAAAGTTAAACGATTAGATTTGTTAATTAAATATTCGCACTCGGTTTTTATGTCTAAAATGTAATCTCTTATCTCACGTTTTATTTTCACAGATAAATGGCTTCCTGAAGGATGATTTTGCCAATGTATGGTTTAAGCGCCGATTTCATAACAAGATCCACTCTTATTTTAAGCGCTTTTGATAACAGGTTGTTGAGCTCAACAAACGTAAAAAGATCAGGAACTTCGTAAAAATCCACAAGTATATCAAGATCACTATTTTTTGTTTGCTCACCTCTCACATAAGAGCCAAATATGCCTATCTCTTTCACTTTATACTTCTCTTCAAGAATAGGTTTTAGTTCAGAAAGTTTTTGCTTTAGTTGATCTATAGTTATTTTTTGTTTTGATTTTCTATCCCTTCCAATATTTGCCATAAGTGTTATTTTAGCACATCATAACAAAAATTTTATGAGCTCGGTACTTATTAATAAACCACAGAGCGATGGAAGCGCATTTTACTTCGGGGGTTGACGAGAGAACAGGCACTGGTAGTGTAAGAAATGCCGTTGGCACACTAGAGCGATAAAATCGCATTTCAGACGCCTGTTTTCTTAACAGACGCTTATTATACGATGTGAGAAATGCCGTTGGCATACTAGAGCGCTATCAGCGCATTTCAGGATTTGGTGGAGTTGTTAAAAATCCCTAATTCTCACCGAGCATCTTTCTTACTTGATCTTTTATGGATTTTGATATACCAAGTTTTTTAAGCTTTTCATCGTCAGATCTTATAAAATCATACAAACTATCAAAATGTCTATATATAATTTCTTTTTTTACCTTGCCAACGCCTTTTATCTTTGAAAGAGTATCTTTTATAAACTCTTTTGAACGGAGGTTTCTATTGTAGGTGATGGCAAACCGGTGTGCTTCATCTCTTAAAAGCCCAAATACCCTATAAAGAGCTTGGTGGTTTTTAATTGGGATTTCAAGCCCGTCTTCTGTATAAATGATTTCTTCTTTTTTGGCTAAAGAACAAATGTATATGTTTAATAAAAACTTTTCCTTTACCTCAATACCCATTGAAAGCTGACCCTTACCACCGTCTATAAGCCACATGTCAGGAGTTTGGTCCTCTTTTGATACTATCCTTTTTGCCCTTCTTGATAGGACTTCTTTTAACGATGCAAAATCATCTATGTAATCTACGGTTTTTATCCTATACCTTCTATATTTTGATTTGTTTAGACTGCCATCTTCCCACACCACCATAGAGCCTACGGTATATTGACCTTGAAAGTGGCTTATATCAAAGCATTCTATCAATTTTGGGGCCTTTCTTCCAAAAAGCTTGTAAAACTCACTCTCAAACTCTTTGGTGTCTGGTTTTAAAACTACGTTTTTCTCTATTATCTTTAAAAGCGGTTTTGGAATGTTGTTTGAAAACGCTACGTCTTTTCGTTTTGATTTTATAAAAAGCCTAAAATTTTCAGTTAGCTCAAAGTTTGCCACAATTTTTTTGGGTACTATATTTGACATATAGTATGTACCAAGCATCTCTTCATAATTTATAATAAGTTCTTTGTTTAAACGAAACTCCTTATGAGCTACAAGGCGTTTGTTTCTTATTATAAAAAGCCATAAACTATAACCCTCCAAATAAAACACATCAGCCTCTTCTATATCGTATAGAAAAACCCCTTGCCCATCCACTATATTTTGAAGCACAAGCACCTGATCTCTTAAAAATGCCGCCTTTTCAAAAGCAAGATTTGAAGCATATTGCTCTATCTTTTCATAAAGAGTGGGAAGCACGTCTTTTACGTTGCCAGACAAAAACGCTTTTGCAGATTTTACGCTTATAGCGTAGTCTTCTTTGGATATTAGGTTTGCACAAGGACCAGAACAAAGCCCAAGATGATAATCCATACAAGGGGTTGGTCTTTTTGGCATTTCCTCACAAGTTCTTAATCTAAAAGTAGCATGTATAAGTTTTTTAATTTTTATGGCTTTGTTTATATTTAAAAATGGTCCAAAAGCTTCTCCTTTTTGAGATGTGTCTCTGGTGATTTTAACAGTGGGATATTCATCATCGGTAAGAAGTATAACAGGGTAGCCACTGCCATGTTTTAAAAGCACATTGTATTTTGGCTTGTGAGTCCTTATAAGATCCATCTCCAAAAGAAGAGCTTCGTATTCGTTTCTTGTTACTATCCATTCAAGCTCCTTAGAATGATTAAATATATTAGCTTCTTTTTTAGATTGCTCTCTTTCTTTTAGATGCTGAAGCAATCTCTTTTTTATATTTATAGCTTTACCTATATAAATATAATGTTTTTGGTTTTTAAAGATATAAACACCTGGTTCTTCCGGGGCTTTTTCTATAAGCGCTACGATATCCATAATCTTATAATATAGTTATATAAACTTTACCATTCAAGCACTATCCTAAAAATGCCGTTTTCGTATTTGGCTTTTACAGATATACCATTTCTCTCACACAACGTTTTTACTATGTAAAGCCCAAGACCCAAACCTTCTTTTGACTCATCTTCTCTGTAAAAAAGCTCAAAGAGCCTTGAAGTATCTTTTATAGGCTCACTTGGATTTTCCACCACAAGCTTAGA contains:
- a CDS encoding type II secretion system F family protein produces the protein MPEAHLSLKLDIGAFKKNVQTKLISKKDIAFSLKQIYELINAGTNLYTAIDIAIDLQDKPILKELYQNIKKDIEMGKPLHIAFAKKPLPSILSNMLYAAETSENLENVFKTVGDFLENMDSYKSKVISKAVYPSIVTLFSILAVFISVNYVIPRIEDVLKSFNAKLPLITIFLMYFAKVVVFFIYVSPLLFLMFIFKEKLFSKEKIDSFYLKIPILGSLITYLELSKFLYAMSLMLGSNSSIGISIRVSVQTVENNFIKQKLSLIEQDIGSGISFHQALLKTGLFKKSVLSVIKNGEYTGDLKQALKTSYKIYEQLLDKTINIFVSSLEPMATLIVGILVSLVVLSIMLPIVDIASSVH
- the lgt gene encoding prolipoprotein diacylglyceryl transferase, which gives rise to MHPILFDLFGLKVYTYGVTASLAMIVGYLLAIFFAKKEGIESHKIENIFLFGIIGAILGARLAYVIEHHNEMRSFFSPFEIWQGGLDWFGGLIGGLITILAVVKYYNLEPFKVADIGAIALPIGQAIGRIGCTSAGCCYGKEVSGVSDLSVGVHFMSKFPYFYMVFPEGAIAPPHVPLYPTELMDLIFNLFIFIGAIVLFYKKKFDGEVFIFYLFFAGLFRFIEEFYRGVTPPIPGIGLTWNQIVCIGMMIGSVVLWFILHKKPQEKHA
- a CDS encoding M67 family metallopeptidase, with translation MLKIKKELLEKIKSQAEKDYPYETCGIMIGKEEDGIRVVYELLAVENANKERKNDRYEINPKDYMKAERYADEKGLQIVGIYHSHPDHPDMASKTDEERAFEYLSYIIVSVQKGKAVSFRSFELLDKKMVEEKVIVET
- the hemC gene encoding hydroxymethylbilane synthase, giving the protein MKLRLGTRKSKLALWQANFVKSKLEALGLEIELVLITTTGDKILDTPLSKIGGKGLFVKEIENALMKDEIDFAVHSLKDVPAFIPQGLVVDIFLEREDPKDAFVSKSYKTLNELPPSAKIGTSSIRRKVQLLQKRQDLTIEDLRGNVDTRLKKLEDGLYDAIILASAGLKRLGFEGVISSYLDFIPAVGQGIVAIEYKASNKELSNILRQINHEPTYICALAERSFLETVEGNCQIPMGAHATLTQDLIKIRGFIANEDGTNYRELTLEGKDPIGLGKDLAKNLLL
- a CDS encoding PHP domain-containing protein; amino-acid sequence: MWILFVIICIYAFIIAFGILELLFFILPVKSLKNPSKGQPIDPPEFYVKSFVFHIHTEFSYDSLGKPEDIETARKEEAIDYAIITDHENTHYKCFENDHTIVGTEQKITTEKGIVGSLISVEDLRVVAHPFKKKYIWRLPKEEDLVVELIDLRDAIIASKYKILWRYIASLIPKIFLKKRIYRFFAPALTPEVYIKKYFEQGWKNPIIGGLDHHVKIYVREVGIRLLIPSYKWSFGMLRNFVFSKSKLETKKDIIENIKKGNTVISFVDRPSFFFEKENHILAYLPYENSFSILYEEGIPKSTFLGGYASFEKPQKPSFIVAYSYMFNIKNLYFGVKPIAISNIILP
- a CDS encoding YchF/TatD family DNA exonuclease translates to MIDTHCHLDLLEKEHFEEAINDESLEYLITIGFDKKTCENAVEIASKYDKVYCAVGFHPNDVADITEKDILWLEDLAKSSAKVKAIGEIGLDYYRSKDLKDKQIEYFNIQLELAKKLGLPVVIHSRDAEEDTIKVLESHQNVGGVLHCFSGSLEFMRKGVELGFYISYSGNITFKNAQSLREVVSKTPTYRLLIETDSPWLAPVPHRGEKNKPSFIWHTAKVMSELIPNSSLEDIDRTTSANAKLCFNLGFDKNEDTITYVINNKLYINPTNKCNLHCRFCERERDRNFMVKGYWVWTKRDPLADDIIREIPNPEIYDEIVFCGYGEPTLRMDVIKKVSSYIKSKSPNTKVRVDTNGLYLAFGKKEDLENLRGLVDTFSISLNAPDENTYNDVCRPPYKNAFSLLIEFIKTVKELGFEVITTAVTYPGVDIDATEKLALELGTKFRKREWEVLG